GGCTATTTTGTGGGATTATGTCTAACTTGAGAGCACCGAATGGAGTGATCGGTGGCTACATGGTGCTTGACACCTAGTGGGTTAGATGTCAATGTGGGGCATGCCAATATATTGGGCTGGAGAGATTGAGATGGGACACATTTTTGGCTTGACACTGGATAGCATGCACgagactttaatgagatatCATGTCCAACTTGAGATGAATTTGAGAAAGGAAAGTTGGTTTCATCAAATAACACATGTCGAGATATGAAGATGCGTCCCGAAGGTATATCCAAACATTGATAGCTACGATGATGACTACTAAAACCAAGGAAGACACATTTTCTGGATCGAAAATCAAGCTTGTGATCATTGTATGGTCTAAGATATGGCCAGCAAGTACACCCGAAAATACGAAGAATGGAATAATCGGGTTTTTGATTGAACaatttttcaaaaggagagaTGGTGTGCAAAGGAGACGTAGGCAAccgatttataataaaagtggCCCTTAAAAATGCCTAATCCCAATAAGAGTGAGGAACCGAGGACTTGGACAAGAGAGACAAACCACTCTCAACAATATGCCTATGTTTACATTCCACGGTCCCATTTTGTTGGGAGGTATGAGGACACGTGAGACAATGTATGATACCTTGTTGACCAAAAAATGAATGAAGAGAATGAAATTCACCCCCCCAATCGGTTTGAACACACTTTATTTTACGATCCAATAATCGTTCAATTCGTTTTtggaatgaaataaaaattgaatacaCTGAAGATTTAGTAGGCATTGGAAAGATCCAAGTGAATTTGCTAAAATGGtcaacaaaataaacataatatttattgcCTTTTTCCGACATTACAGAAGAAGGGCCCCATACATCCGAAAAGACTAAATCTAAGGGACCCTTGGAAACATGATTGGATGGAAAAAAAGGAAGACGATGATTTTTGCCCTGTTGACACGAGTTGCACACCACCGGTGTTTTATTTGAAGAAACTGGAAGAGACGCCTTGGAAGCTAAATGCTTGACAGTCTTGAAGGAGGCATGGCCAAGACGAGAATGCCAAACATCTAACGGAACACACTGACACGAAAAAGCTTGAAAAGATTGAGTAGGATGTAAAGGATAAAGCCCACCCTTATTTTTACCGCTGAACATGAACTTCTGCGTGCATTCgtccttcacaaaaaaatactCGGCATGTAATTcaataaaaacattattatcAGCAGTGAATTGACTCACGgaaaccaattttttttaatatgaggGACATGTAAGATtgaattcaatttaaaattagtgTGAGGAAGAGATTTTAGAAGAACCAATATGGTGAATTGGCAAACCTGTTCCATCCCCAACTTGGATGGTGTCTGTCCCTTGAAATGGTTCTACACCAAGATtcaagttttgaaaatcattgGTGAGATGATGTGTAGATCTTGTGTCAGTGTACCAAGTGAGATCATTTGAGGGCTGAGATTGAGGATGAGCCATATAAGCCTGCATGGGTGGCTGTGCACCCTTATAAGACAAGTCAAGCTGATGATAGCACTGCATCGCATTGTGGCCATTCTTGCCACATACTTGACAAACAACCCGTGATCCACCAGAATAGTTGCCTTGTGAGCCCCTTCCATGCCCACGATTGCCCCAACCTCTATTGTTTGAGGAAGAGCGTGGAGAAAACCGACCTCCACGGCCACGACCTTGATCATTTTGAGTTGCCACATTCGCTGATTCAATAGAGATATCAAGAGCAAAATTTTGCTGCTCTAGCCGCaattcaaaactcaataaataagCAAAAGCATCCTCAGAGAGACTTGATCGACTCGAGTTGAAAGCGAAGTGACTATGGAGTTGTATGAAGAGTCTAGCCCTGCAAGTAGATACGTCAAAAATTTCGAGTCACGAAGAGGTTTTCCCATTGCTGCCAAGGTATCTGCAGACGACTTCACTTTctgataatactaaaaaatggACATATTTCCCTTTTTAAGGGTTGATATATAGTTCAATATGAATTCCTACCACCCGTGCTCGGGCATGATTAGAAAACATGCGCTCGAGAGCAGTCCAGACATCTTTGGATGTTTCAAGGCCCACCATGTGGATGATAACAGATTCTGAGAGAGAAGACATTAGGCACCGAGTATGACTTGATCCTGATTGTACTAGTGAGTATACTCAGGATTTGGTgcagtttgaattttttcatcCTCTTTGGACATGACGTGTAAAATAGAAGGTGGACATGGGATTGTGCCATCCACATACCCGATCAACTATTGACCTCTAAGGTACGGTAGGATTTGGGCTCACCAAAGGAGATAATTATCCTTTGTCAGTTTTATAGTAACAAGTTTCTGTAGGCTTAGTGGGGCTGGGAAATGGGTGGTTGGTGAAGTAACCGAGGAGGCCATTGGAGAAGGATCGTTAGACGTTTGtacttggctcttgataccataaaaCAATATGGAGAAAGTCTGATATGTTTGGTAATCTCAAATCACTGAGTGACGTTGTATATTCAGCTATATATAGAAGTACAAATATGGTAAAAGAAATAGTACAACAAGAGCAAATCAATCTATGCTACACGGAAGATTACAAGCACAACACTCAATCTCATCATACAAGGAAAGTAGACCAACTCTGTATGGCAGCATGAGTTACGGGTCCTTGGTTTGTCCTTCATCCGTATTTACACACTACAATAAAAACGGACTTCTGCGATCAAttaatagcaacgaaaagagtaTTTGCAAAAgtccgtttttcttgtagtgacatgAATTTCCTTATTACacccaatatataaatatatatatatatatatatatgagtagtGCTACAGGAAACCGCCGCGCGCACCCTTTGGGGAATCGGCTGACGTGGTATTATGCCACGTCAGccgatttattaaaaaaaaaaaaaaaagaaaagggaagaaaatcGAACCGAATGGAGAGGGAAAATTTGTGATTTCAAAAGCCAAAAACCAGAAGAAACGGGTCTGGAGGGAAATGTTTGTCACCGTCGGCTTCAAGTCTGGAGGAAAATTTTTGGTTGCCATCGTCTTCGGGTTTGGAAGAAGGAAGAGCTCTACCTCGTCACCTTGTCCTCGTCATCTTGTCTTCAAATCTCTGTTCGTTACCTTCTTGTCTTAGTGGCTAGCTTCAGGTAAGATCTTGGTTTTCCTTTTCTGAAATCTGAAGGTGAAATCTTGGTAAGATCTTGGTTAGAAGTTCCTTTTCCTTGATTTTTAGCTTCTGAAATATGAACAATAAGACATGCAGACTCGAACAACATGATACAAGCAAAagcatgcattttttattttttaaaaactccaGTGGTAATGCTTGGAAGGTATGGGTATGTTAGTAGAACTTTTAAAATGGGCTCGTGTTGCCCATGTCTTTAAGATGAAGGTGTTATGGTATTTAGTTGTATCTTGTTGTTTGGTAAGTGATTGAAGTTCTATATCTGGTTTATTGGATTGGATGGAAATGGGCTTTTTAACTCCATTAATGTTGCTTGGATACGTAGAAGGCACATTTGCCAATTCACCCAAAACAATGCAAGTCCTGTTATTGGAGATGCTCCCGTAATGGTTGGCCTGGCCAGTTGTACGACAGCTAGGAATATATATGGTCTGACCTTTTGGATCTATTGggtaataatattttagtcCTGCAGTCCAAATGTATGATTAAAAACACAGCTATGCACCGAGTGACATGAATAgatgaaaatgagaaaatataaagagtaaattaATGAAGTACTAAGGGTGTTGATCATGGTTTCTGATTAGAAATTAAGTGGGTCATGTAATGCATCATGTCTTGTTCAAAATTTCACAACATGCAGAAAAATAATAGTGTTCATTATAAAGACCCTCATTTCTCatctcttggaaaaatataggTGGTACAATGGATGTTTTATACAATGGATTTCATGCCACGTAACTATTTAGATCATGTGGTAGATAATCCTTGATAACcttcttttaattaaaattaataaataaataaaaatatttcatttcaaatgTCATTTAGGATGTGATTAGGATCAAAGTTACAACTTCCAAATAAAGCAGCTAAGCTtgctaaatatatattatttccatATTAATAGTGCAATAATTTCTTTTCTAGTAATTGCAATAATTTATGTCTCTACACAGACCCCACAACAAACATGAAATGGTTACTTTCCATAATAGTGTTCATTGATAACTACTAAACTTCCATGTCTAAACTTTTACACGGCTTCCACTTATGTTTCACATTAATTATTCTTTTACTGtttgtatatatagtttttcTTGGGATTGTTAGCATGGAAAAAGGAGAAGATCACTCATCTCGGCTAACACAAGTGGGCTCAAATCCTCCATGCACGgtttgttatattattttaaagatttgtTGGAATGTATTGAGTTGATGTTTATTGGTTGATTACATCAATCtcgtaataaataattatcattattattttttatgttaggaCATCCCAACAACTACTCCAAACCTTTCAAATTACATGCATGTTTGGCATGGACCAATGCCTGCATGGTCACCGGCCTGTATGCCATATCCAAATGGTAACCAATATCCAATTAACATTCAGGTGGTGATGCAACTTTGTTACTGTCCTTTTTTAATAACTATGCTTTTTCTGAAAGTTTAATTGCATTCATTTTTGTGCTTTATGCAAAATGCTGGTTACCAATTTCAGTATGGGATGGGACCTCCGATTCCTCTCATCACTACAAGCTCTGCAACGAGCTCAAGAGTTCGTACAGAGGATCGACCCAATTGTAGAGAAACTGAAGCACCATGTACATCCTCTAGACTTGATGATAAGAGTAAAAAGGATATACCAGATTCACTGGAAACCAAGGATGGCAGTACCGGGACACCTGAGTGTGCCCAAATGGATGGTGGTAATATAATTGAGGAGCCAAAGTCAGGGATGgaatttaattcttttgaagaattATTGAGCTATTATAAGCAATACGGTAAGAAATGCGGATTTGGGGTGATGACAAAAAGGAGTGAGAAAGCCGACAATGGGGAAGTTAGATATGTCACCCTTGCTTGTGTCCGTGGTGGGAAGGCTCGGAATAGAACATTGAACGTCGCCAAACCACGCCCGACGGGAAAGACAGAATGTAAGGCAAAGATTAATGCCTTAAAAGTTGAGGGAAAGGTACGGTTGACAACAGTTCATAATATCCATAATCACGGTCTCAGTCTACAGAAAGCCCGCTTCTTTCGTTGTAATAGAGAAGTTAGTGAGACCGTAAAAAGAGTCTTAGATACAAATGACTTGGCTGGCATCCGAATGAATAAGAGCTTTAACAGTCTTGTCGTTGGCGCGGGTGGATTCGAGAACCTCccatttttggaaaaggattgtCGTAATTATATCAGATGAGAGGGATATTGTGTAGACACATTTTGGCAGTATTCAAAAGTAACGGGATTAAGTATGTGCCAGATAGGTACATtatagatcgatggaggaaggacatCAAAAGGAGGTACACGTTAATCAGTAGCAGCTATGATGCAGAGGATAATCGGGCAGATGCAAATAGATATTCAAGTCTGTTAAATATATGTTATCAGATGATTACTCATGCAGCGGGTTCAAAACTCCTTACTGAGGATGCAACTACAAAATTGTATGCAATGATTGACTTATATCGTTCCAACCAAGAACTCCCATCAATCACCCTAACGGGTTCTAATGTTGGTTGTACGATAAAGGACACAACTGCAGTTGGTAGTTCAAAGCAAGTACTCAGTCCGAATGTTGTGAGAGGGAAAGGTAGACCTCCATCTCTAAGGAGAGCATCGAGGATGGAGAAAGTTAAAGCGAAGACATTTGTTGGGAAGTCATTTGTTGCAATTTTGTGTACTGGGAAGCCATTTGTTGGTATTTTGTATATTGGGAAAGGAAGCCATTTGTTGGTATTTTGTGTATTGggtgcaccatttgttggtattTTGTATATTGGAAATGGAAGCCATTTGTTGGTATTTGTTGGTATTTTGTATATTGGAAAGGGAAGCCATTTGTTGGTATTTTGTATATTGGAAATGGAAGCCATTTGTTGGTATTTGTTGGTATTTTGTATATTGGAAAGGGAAGCCATTTGTTGGTATTTTGTGTATTGGGAATGGAAGCTATTTGTTGGTATTTTGTATATTGGAAATGGAAGCCATTTGTTGGTATTTTGTATATTGGAAAGGGAAGCCATTTGTTGGTATTTTGTGTATTGGAAAGCCATTTGTTGGTATTTTATATATTGGGAAGAGTGTTCATTTGTTGGTATTTTGTATATTGGCAAGTCTATTGGCAGGGCTAATATTGCAACAAATATTTTTAGTTGTAATACTAGAAACTAACTTGATGTACCATTTTTTTGGTTGCAAGGCAGACTTGTGCATTAGGAGTCAAGTTGTTGTTTGTATTTATGTATGGGCATTACAGTTGTTAATATTTCTGTGTTTTAATCTAATGTTGGTATTTATGTATTGGCAAGCCATTACATTAACCTGCTACTCAAGACCCTATAAAGCCCTTACAAACTGCTCAATACATTAAAATACAAACTGCCTCTCAAATTACAAATTGCTCAATACATTAAAACAGCTTCTCAAATTACAAACTGTTTAATACATTAAAACTGCTTCAATGTAATTACAAACTGCTCAATACATTAAATTACAAACTGCCTCTCAAATTACAAACTGCTTAATACATTAAATTACAAACTGGTTCTCAAATTACAAACTGCTCAATACATTAAAACTGCTTCTCAAATTGCAAATTGTTCAATACATTAAAACTGTTTCAATGTAATTACAAACTGCTCAATACATTACAAACTGTTTCTCAACAACAAACTGCTTCTCAACAGCAAACTGCAAACTGCTTCTCAACAACAAACTGCAAACTGCTTCTCAACAACAAACTGCTGCTCAATACATTACAAACTGCTTCTCAACAACAAACTGCTTCTCAACAGCAAACTGCAAACTGCTTCTCAACAACAAACTGCAAACTGCTTCTCAATGATTCTCACATTTCCAACCAGAATTATAAAATGACAATTCTCACATTTTCAACCAGAATTTATAGAGCACATCTCACATTTCATTGAAATTTCATTGTTGTAAGCAAGATAAATTATGATCTTTATTATAATATCAtgtcttttctcttttggaaTTGTTCAatctttattataatttcattgGAACATTCACAGTACTGCATGCAGATTTAGGGACAATTTGAAGTACATCATGAGTCAGAATCAGACACTATAACAGTAGTACTATTAGTACCACATCTGATCtaattttgatgtttttattaGAATTTCTAATGGTGGATATTGCACAAGTCCAAAATCAAGATTTCCTACTATTGAAGTACAATACAAAATTGGTCACAGCtctttttttcctcattttacACAAATAGATGCATAGACTTAGTCATACAGGTATACAAGCACAAATGCTCCTGAGGTACACAACTAATCCagtaaagaaacatgcaattcACTCTTACCATCCCCAAAAAGTCATAATATGGCTATTATCATTTGCTTAGGAAAGATCATGAAATACATATAAACACCTCATCGTGAAAGGAGCAAATAGGGtgagatgaatttagatattaTGCCAAATTATTATCCAATATTGATTGAATAAGAGTATACACCCAGTCAACAAATATGGCTGCCGCCATATGTAAAGACATatctagataaaaataaaacagaaggAACAAGGCTACCACTAGAAAACAAAAGCTTGCCTGAAGAGCGTCGTGGACATCAGTCACTATAGGAATGTGATACGCTAGTCTTACCTCTCAAATATCTGCAGATAAAgagtagaaataaaaataattttaatcttGGAATTTTACTAGGTAAATCTCACTGTAATTAATCCATGTacaataaataagaataatttcctTATTAATTGCACTATTTGCTACAAGATGTACACAAACTTGCATGAAACGAACCTTTACTAGAAGATAATGACTTGGGTCTGCTCGATAGGATGAATAGGATGTTGCAGAGCAGAAAATCAGCACggcaaacaaaaataaagaaggaattaaaaatctATGAAGATTAGAAAAACGCCGTGGATCACAAAGTgttaaaaatattgttcaagAACTGAGTTGAGTTATAATGAAAAGCACATACCAAGCCAAACAATTGAAATCCCCCTCTCTCTTAAACCAAAATAAGCTTTCGACTTATTGAACACCAAAGTTCCTCCATTGAGCATCTGAGATATCCTGCACCAAGGAAAATTTCTATGAAAAATAAGGAAGGGGGAGGGAGAAACACAGAGCTTGGTTAGGGTTTCTTTCGGTGTCAAAGGGGGAGGCAGAGCTTCAGTGTCTTTCAGCTTCAAAGGGGGAGCGAGAGCTTCGGTGACTTTGGCTTCGAAGGGGGAGGCAGAGGATCGAAGGGAAGTTCGGAGTATCTCGGTTTCGTGGGAAGAGAAAAATCGGCTAAAGAAGGTCCTTCATCGTCGGTTTTCGTGTGGGGATGGTGGAAGACGAATGCTTGAAGATGAAAGGGAGGTCTAGAAATGGGGGAAAGGGGAAGACGaagggaagatgaagaagatgggggaaaactttcaaatggaaatgaaaaggggAAGGCTAACGAAGGAGGGAAAACGGCGTCGTATTCATTTTGCCACGTGGGACGTGGTTTCCCCGAGGTTCCCCACGCCGGTTTCCTATAGAGTtttcctacatatatatatatatgcatgcttaccaccaaaaagaataaagtttagaaaagaaaaatcagtgTTGATCATCACGCGGCTTTGTTATCATTTACATCGCGTAAAGACTAGAAGATGATGAGTAAGAAAGACCCGAGTGAATGCCaagtgtttccattttccttgcTCTTCTAACAGCTTCCAAAGAAAGAGGGATGCTTTGAGTTGCCGTTCTGATACGTGCATGGATATTAGAGGCAATTAATGCTGAGCCCTACGGCAAGGTAGCTAACTGGGCATAACATATAGCAATTTTCTGTGCGTTTGTTAAGGGAAAAGCGGCTGCTACATGGCTTTGCCTTCCATTTCGGCTTTTCTGATCCTAAGAATCTGATGATTTCCAGATCCCGCCGGCacgtacatatatacatatatacatacttaAATATTCCCgttttatttcttattaattgTGACAACTCCCGAAGCTAGCGATCCGCTATATACAGTTCTCGTCTTCCTAGCTAGCTTGATCACGAAGATCGATGGACTGGTCATCCTATAAGTCAAATAATTAAACGGATGAGACCCCCTACCCCATTTGGTGATTGATCAACAAGTGTTCATGAAGAAAGGGTCTTCGGTTAATTACCAAAAACGTTACACATGGCAATGTGAATACTCTTCTCAAAAACTAACTCCATTCACAGCCAAAGATAGGCACTGACCTGACCACAAAAACCTCGCCCGCCCTTGGAATTAGGAAATGGTCATGGCCACTTGTTAGCTCTTCGATATGCTTGTTTCCTTACACACTCCCTAATCCCATGTATTAATACTCTTCACATTGACTTTTGCTTAATTCTCCTAAACGCATATAAACAAAGTGGAGAAGTAAATTAATTAAGCCTAATGACATtagtgagagagagaaggcATCGACATGCATTAAGGCTATCCTTACCACCTCCAAATTCAGCAGCCGAGTTCCAACGCCAGACTCATGACTTTCCGACGTTCTTGCCAAGCCCTTCATGTTGGCCTGACTCCTCGGGCATAAAAAGCCTATTTgatcttgagaaaatggccGTTCTTGGACATGGCAGTAGTGGCACGGTCTATAAAGTTTTTAACAGGAAAACCAAATCGATTTTTGCGTTGAAAGTGCTTCAGGTCGACCAATATGTTGTTAGCATTCACCGACAAACAGCACGCGAGGCCGAGATCCTTAAACGAGTTGACTCTCAATATATAGTAAGGTGTCATGGAGTTTTTGATAATGGTTTCACAGAAACTGAAGGTGGTGGACGTGGTCTTTGCTTTGTCATGGAGTACATGGAAGGAGGCTCACTACAAGATGTGTTGCGAGTACATCAGAGACTACCGGAGCATGTAATCTCAGGCGTGGCCAGGCGTGTCCTGGAAGGATTGCACTATTTGCATGGCATGCAGATAGTGCATAGGGACATAAAGCCATCAAATCTACTTGTGAATGATATGGGAGAGGTAAAGATAGCAGACTTTGGGGTTAGCCATGTCGTGGCGGGGACGCGAGAGACATTGGACTCAAACATGGGGACATTCGCATACATGAGTCCAGAAA
This Carya illinoinensis cultivar Pawnee chromosome 11, C.illinoinensisPawnee_v1, whole genome shotgun sequence DNA region includes the following protein-coding sequences:
- the LOC122282793 gene encoding mitogen-activated protein kinase kinase 10-like — translated: MTLVRERRHRHALRLSLPPPNSAAEFQRQTHDFPTFLPSPSCWPDSSGIKSLFDLEKMAVLGHGSSGTVYKVFNRKTKSIFALKVLQVDQYVVSIHRQTAREAEILKRVDSQYIVRCHGVFDNGFTETEGGGRGLCFVMEYMEGGSLQDVLRVHQRLPEHVISGVARRVLEGLHYLHGMQIVHRDIKPSNLLVNDMGEVKIADFGVSHVVAGTRETLDSNMGTFAYMSPERFDPERWGGDNADGFAGDVWSLGVVVLECCVGHFPLINSAKQQLDWASLMCAICFEERPEMPETASPELRSFVQRCLEKDWTNRGTVTELLGHPFVKKRT